A part of Hippea maritima DSM 10411 genomic DNA contains:
- a CDS encoding deoxyguanosinetriphosphate triphosphohydrolase, with translation MLIREILEKIEEDTLHRAAFLSKNATRPKGDEKDSVRTDFMRDRDRIIHSKAFRRLKHKTQVFFSPNGDHYRTRMTHTLEVSQIARTIAKALLLNESLTEAIALGHDLGHTPFGHAGEKILNEKSRKGFKHWIQSLRVVDVIEKDGVGLNLTNQVRDGILKHSKGRGDIIPKDKAHLAKTLEGQIVRIADIIAYVNHDIDDAIRAGIIKSNSIPKDILDELGHTHAERIATMVKSVISSTQDNNYNFIAMEKEKLQALNALRDFLFENVYLSQKVMSEVNKASKIISDLFDYFMDNPHRIKKHFSEETETVVIDYISGMTDRFALNLYQQIFLPKPWEGSSVSF, from the coding sequence ATGCTAATCAGAGAAATATTGGAAAAAATAGAAGAAGATACCCTCCATAGGGCTGCTTTTTTATCAAAAAATGCAACAAGGCCTAAAGGCGATGAAAAGGATAGCGTAAGAACGGACTTCATGAGGGATAGAGACAGAATTATCCACTCCAAGGCCTTTAGAAGGCTTAAGCACAAAACACAGGTCTTTTTTTCACCAAATGGTGACCACTACAGAACAAGAATGACCCATACACTTGAGGTATCCCAGATTGCACGCACAATAGCTAAAGCCCTACTTTTAAATGAAAGCTTAACGGAAGCTATAGCTTTAGGGCATGATTTAGGCCATACACCTTTTGGACATGCCGGAGAAAAAATATTAAACGAAAAATCCAGGAAGGGCTTTAAACACTGGATTCAAAGCTTACGTGTGGTTGATGTTATAGAAAAGGACGGTGTGGGATTAAATTTAACCAACCAGGTGCGCGATGGCATCTTAAAACACTCCAAAGGTAGGGGAGATATAATACCTAAAGATAAAGCGCATCTTGCCAAAACACTTGAGGGCCAAATTGTCCGCATAGCAGACATAATAGCCTACGTAAATCACGATATAGACGATGCAATAAGAGCTGGTATAATAAAAAGCAACAGTATACCCAAAGACATACTAGATGAGTTAGGCCATACACATGCAGAAAGAATAGCCACTATGGTTAAAAGTGTGATAAGCTCAACGCAAGATAATAATTATAACTTTATAGCCATGGAAAAAGAAAAGCTGCAAGCTTTAAATGCCTTGAGGGATTTTTTATTTGAAAATGTCTATTTAAGCCAAAAGGTTATGAGTGAGGTAAACAAAGCATCAAAGATAATTAGTGACCTGTTTGACTACTTTATGGATAATCCACACAGGATAAAAAAACACTTCTCAGAGGAGACAGAAACGGTTGTTATTGATTATATTTCTGGCATGACAGACAGATTTGCGCTAAACTTATACCAACAAATATTCTTGCCGAAACCGTGGGAGGGGAGTAGTGTTAGCTTCTGA